The following coding sequences lie in one Saimiri boliviensis isolate mSaiBol1 chromosome 6, mSaiBol1.pri, whole genome shotgun sequence genomic window:
- the RBM4 gene encoding RNA-binding protein 4 isoform X1, producing the protein MVKLFIGNLPREATEQEIRSLFEQYGKVLECDIIKNYGFVHIEDKTAAEDAIRNLHHYKLHGVNINVEASKNKSKTSTKLHVGNISPTCTNKELRAKFEEYGPVIECDIVKDYAFVHMERAEDAVEAIRGLDNTEFQGKRMHVQLSTSRLRTAPGMGDQSGCYRCGKEGHWSKECPIDRSGRVADLTEQYNEQYGAVRTPYTMSYGDSLYYNNAYGALDAYYKRCRAARSYEAVAAAAASVYNYAEQTLSQLPQVQNTAMASHLTSTSLDPYDRHLLPTSGAAATAAAAAAAAAAVNAASTSYYGRDRSPLRRATAPVPTVGEGYGYGHESELSQASAAARNSLYDMARYEREQYADRARYSAF; encoded by the exons ATGGTGAAGCTGTTCATCGGAAACCTGCCCCGGgaggccacagagcaggagatcCGCTCTCTTTTCGAGCAGTATGGGAAGGTGCTGGAATGTGACATCATTAAGAATTACGGCTTTGTGCACATAGAAGACAAAACTGCAGCGGAAGATGCCATACGCAACCTGCACCATTACAAGCTTCATGGGGTGAACATCAACGTTGAAGCCAGCAAGAATAAGAGCAAAACCTCAACAAAGTTGCATGTGGGCAACATCAGTCCCACCTGCACTAATAAGGAGCTTCGAGCCAAGTTTGAGGAGTATGGTCCGGTCATCGAATGTGACATCGTGAAAGATTATGCCTTCGTACACATGGAGCGGGCAGAGGATGCAGTGGAGGCCATCAGGGGCCTTGATAACACAGAGTTTCAAG GCAAAAGAATGCACGTGCAGTTGTCCACCAGCCGGCTTAGGACTGCGCCCGGGATGGGAGACCAGAGCGGCTGCTATCGGTGCGGGAAAGAGGGGCACTGGTCCAAAGAGTGTCCGATAGATCGTTCAGGCCGCGTGGCAGACTTGACCGAGCAATATAATGAGCAATACGGAGCAGTGCGTACGCCTTACACCATGAGCTATGGGGATTCATTGTATTACAACAACGCGTACGGAGCGCTCGATGCCTACTACAAGCGCTGCCGTGCTGCCCGGTCCTATGAGGCAGTGGCGGCCGCAGCTGCCTCCGTGTATAATTACGCAGAGCAAACCCTGTCCCAGCTGCCACAAGTCCAGAATACAGCCATGGCCAGTCACCTCACCTCCACCTCTCTCGATCCCTACGATAGACACCTGTTGCCGACCTCAGGAGCTGCTgccacagctgctgctgctgcagcagcCGCTGCTGCAGTTAATGCAGCTTCCACTTCATATTACGGGCGGGATCGGAGCCCCCTGCGTCGCGCTACAGCCCCAGTCCCCACTGTTGGAGAGGGCTACGGTTACGGGCATGAGAGTGAGTTGTCCCAAGCTTCGGCAGCCGCGCGGAATTCTCTGTACGACATGGCCCGGTATGAGCGGGAGCAGTATGCCGATCGAGCGCGGTACTCAGCCTTTTAA
- the RBM4 gene encoding RNA-binding protein 4 isoform X3, giving the protein MVKLFIGNLPREATEQEIRSLFEQYGKVLECDIIKNYGFVHIEDKTAAEDAIRNLHHYKLHGVNINVEASKNKSKTSTKLHVGNISPTCTNKELRAKFEEYGPVIECDIVKDYAFVHMERAEDAVEAIRGLDNTEFQGGMCVG; this is encoded by the exons ATGGTGAAGCTGTTCATCGGAAACCTGCCCCGGgaggccacagagcaggagatcCGCTCTCTTTTCGAGCAGTATGGGAAGGTGCTGGAATGTGACATCATTAAGAATTACGGCTTTGTGCACATAGAAGACAAAACTGCAGCGGAAGATGCCATACGCAACCTGCACCATTACAAGCTTCATGGGGTGAACATCAACGTTGAAGCCAGCAAGAATAAGAGCAAAACCTCAACAAAGTTGCATGTGGGCAACATCAGTCCCACCTGCACTAATAAGGAGCTTCGAGCCAAGTTTGAGGAGTATGGTCCGGTCATCGAATGTGACATCGTGAAAGATTATGCCTTCGTACACATGGAGCGGGCAGAGGATGCAGTGGAGGCCATCAGGGGCCTTGATAACACAGAGTTTCAAG GTGGGATGTGTGTGGGCTGA